Proteins co-encoded in one Papaver somniferum cultivar HN1 chromosome 5, ASM357369v1, whole genome shotgun sequence genomic window:
- the LOC113280054 gene encoding uncharacterized protein LOC113280054, producing the protein MPKNLGKLRVIQEDYIALEELQDGTYDKMVKGTNRGANVVEPQNHPFQGARRPNGGPTQFDKHRTGGWKGRDQTHPKKGKFVDPVYTKINTQISEILKKIDGQHSITYPWNRGQQPERTKNRADFCEFHQFQSHTTDSCRDLKKVLQDMINKGKLLEYIAQPTVPPATGAPIHHVEMPREAQYLGCNTILHSAITTPIREGNITGRIRKRNSKGEEVFSVAKEPPMEEWMKIPIIFSASETPEGGHNHNDPVVVMMAIALPEIEGEEARNRALPWAMPKILIDGGSSVEILFYETFKQMSLQDECLIPSTYNIFGFNGSLTRPRGEITLEIRVGRILTLTTFCVVDVLSPYTSIVGRSWVHGIKEVASTYHQRLRFPTHDGVAEIVGDSGEAKYCYKMDVQNGENKINSPKAQERIARVIDNSTEAHNDMALSDASTHLTDAPSS; encoded by the coding sequence ATGCCAAAGAATCTGGGTAAATTAAGAGTAATCCAAGAAGATTACATCGCCTTGGAAGAACTCCAAGATGGAACTTATGACAAAATGGTGAAAGGAACCAACAGAGGAGCCAACGTGGTAGAACCACAGAACCATCCATTCCAAGGAGCAAGGCGACCCAATGGCGGACCTACCCAATTCGATAAACATAGGACTGGAGGATGGAAAGGGAGAGACCAGACCCATCCAAAGAAGGGAAAGTTTGTAGACCCTGTCTACaccaagataaatacccaaatatCCGAGATCCTAAAGAAGATCGACGGACAACACTCAATCACCTATCCGTGGAATAGAGGACAACAACCGGAACGTACCAAAAACAGAGCTGATTTTTGTGAGTTCCACCAATTTCAAAGTCACACGACAGACTCGTGTAGGGATCTGAAAAAAGTATTGCAGGACATGATCAACAAAGGAAAGCTGCTAGAATATATTGCACAGCCAACAGTTCCACCAGCCACGGGGGCACCCATACATCATGTGGAGATGCCCAGAGAGGCACAGTACTTGGGCTGTAACACTATATTGCATTCAGCGATAACAACCCCCATAAGAGAAGGGAATATCACAGGGCGTATTCGCAAGCGCAACTCCAAAGGTGAGGAAGTTTTCAGCGTGGCTAAAGAACCACCCATGGAGGAATGGATGAAAATACCTATAATCTTTTCAGCCTCGGAGACACCGGAGGGAGGACACAACCACAACGATCCTGTAGTGGTCATGATGGCCATCGCACTCCCCGAAATTGAGGGAGAGGAAGCAAGAAATAGAGCACTACCCTGGGCAATGCCAAAAATCTTAATCGACGGTGGTAGCTCGGTGGAAATATTATTCTACGAAACTTTCAAACAAATGAGCCTCCAAGATGAATGCCTCATTCCCTCCACCTACAACATATTTGGATTTAATGGGTCATTGACTCGTCCGAGGGGAGAGATAACATTAGAAATTCGGGTGGGAAGGATCCTCACCCTAACCACTTTCTGTGTGGTAGATGTATTGTCACCATACACATCCATTGTCGGACGATCTTGGGTTCACGGAATCAAGGAAGTTGCCTCTACATACCATCAGAGGCTAAGGTTTCCAACACATGACGGAGTAGCAGAGATAGTTGGAGACTCTGGTGAAGCAAAATATTGTTATAAAATGGACGTCCAAAACGGCGAGAATAAGATCAACTCTCCGAAGGCACAAGAAAGGATAGCTAGAGTCATTGATAACTCAACCGAAGCCCATAATGACATGGCATTAAGTGATGCATCAACACACTTGACTGACGCTCCATCCTCGTGA